The DNA region ACGGTGGCGGCTTCGGCACCTACCAGCAGGCGAGGATCGACCGGATGGACCGGCTCGACGAGCTGCGCCGGCGCTGGGACGAGCAGCACGAGAAGCTGCGCACCCTGGTGGCGAACCTCAAGGTGAAAGCCTCGGCGAACGACGGTTTCGCGTCGCGGTATCAGGCGGCGCAGACCCGTCTGCGCAAGTTCGAGGAAGCCGGCCCGCCTGAGGAGCGGCCGCCCGCGCAGGAGTTCGACATGCGACTGCGCGGCGCGCGCACGGGCAAGCGGGCGGTGGTCGCGCAGCGGCTGGAGCTGACCGGGCTCATGCGTCCGTTCGATGCCGAGGTCTGGTACGGCGACCGGGTCGCCGTGCTGGGCTCGAACGGATCGGGGAAGTCGCACTTCCTGCGGCTGTTGGCGCGCGGCGGCAGCGATCCCGATGCGACGCTCGGCCATGTCACCGCGACCGGCGAGCAGCTGAGCGCGGTGGAGCACACCGGCACAGCCGCACTCGGTGCGCGCGTGGTACCCGGCCTGTTCGCGCAGACGCATGCGCATCCGGAGTTCGTCGGACGCACGCTGCTCGAGATCCTGCACCGCGGCGACGATCGACGCGCCGGGATGCCGCGTGATGCCGCGAGCTCGGCGCTCGACCGGTACGGCCTCGTGCGGCAGGCTCAGCAGACGTTCGATTCGCTCTCGGGTGGACAGCAGGCGCGGTTCCAGGTGCTGCTGCTGGAGCTCTCCGGGGCGACGCTGCTACTGCTTGACGAGCCGACAGACAACCTCGACCTGGAGTCGGCCGAGGCGCTCGAACGGGCGCTCGCACGATTCGAGGGCACCGTGCTCGCCGTCACCCACGACCGCTGGTTCGCGCGGTCGTTCGACCGGTTCCTGGTGTTCGGATCGGACGGGGACGTGTACGAATCCGACGAGCCGGTGTGGGACGAGAAGCGGGTGGCGCGCACACGCTGACGTCCGGCGCGGATCAGGGCAACCGGAAGGGCGCAGCGGCGCGCGCGGTGGGATCTATCGTGAGGTCGGCGAGGATCCCGCGGACGCCCGGGGCGAACTTGAAGCCATGACCGGAGAATCCGGCGCCCACCACGATCCGGCCTCGGCGATCCAGCACGAACGTCCCGTCGTCGGTCGAGGTGTACGTGCAGCTGATCGGCACGGCGGATGCGGCGTCGAGCCCCGGCATCCACTCGCGCACGTAGTCCGCCAGCGCGCGTTGATGCGTGGGCAGGTGCGG from Microbacterium sp. SY138 includes:
- a CDS encoding ATP-binding cassette domain-containing protein produces the protein MGSIDVSSVSLTLPDGRPLLDEASFRVGAGSTSALIGPNGAGKTTLLRIIRGDQTADDGVVTIDGGLGVMDQFVGHGEAGETVQQLLVRVAPARIRTAAEGLEAAENALIERDEHDTQMAYASAIAEYADAGGYEHETVWDQCTIAALGVPYERARYRELTTLSGGEQKRLALEALLRGPDEVLLLDEPDNYLDVPTKRWLEEQLRQTPKTVLLVSHDRELLARAADRLITLEPGGAGATAWVHGGGFGTYQQARIDRMDRLDELRRRWDEQHEKLRTLVANLKVKASANDGFASRYQAAQTRLRKFEEAGPPEERPPAQEFDMRLRGARTGKRAVVAQRLELTGLMRPFDAEVWYGDRVAVLGSNGSGKSHFLRLLARGGSDPDATLGHVTATGEQLSAVEHTGTAALGARVVPGLFAQTHAHPEFVGRTLLEILHRGDDRRAGMPRDAASSALDRYGLVRQAQQTFDSLSGGQQARFQVLLLELSGATLLLLDEPTDNLDLESAEALERALARFEGTVLAVTHDRWFARSFDRFLVFGSDGDVYESDEPVWDEKRVARTR